The DNA sequence CCCTAAGCAAGACTTGCGCATCGGGTATTTGCGATTGCCAAGGCGTTTTTTGGCTGTGATACAAACTCGCCACCGCACGCAAGACCTCATAAATCGCCATCGCATTATCTCGATAATGCTGATGTTGCGCAGGTTTACGCAGAACAAATTGCACTTGAGCGGCATAGCAGATTTCATAAAACGTCAATTTGCCGTCATCACGCATAATATGCTGGATTTGCTGCCATAATGCCAAATGTTCCTCAGCACTGCTTTGCGCCTGATATTGCTTTACAATTTGTTGAAATATCACAAAGTGCCGCATCGGCGGCAACAGATTCACTGCGGCAACTGCTTGGCTTAATTCTGCTTTTTCTGCCTCGGGAATATGTTTACTATATGCCAAGCTTAAGCTGTCTATGCCGCTGTGATACACAAAAAATGCCAATAGCTGCTTGCGCAGTTTTAAACGGCCGAGTGATTGCGGCAAAGTATGCAGTTGTGCTGCCTGTATCGTTAAAATAGGAAATACCGCATTTTGCACAAAAGCTTGTCGATTAATTTCTATGGCATTATCTGCTACACAGTGTAACTTTTTACTCCGAATCTCAAAGGCAAGCGCTTCAATTTCCTGCGAATTAACCTTGCCGCCATAGCGGGCGATGCGCGTTTCCAACGGCGGATGAGTGCGCATTTGCGTGAAATAATTGATAAATAATTGATGAGCTTGATTGCTGGGCATGGCATAGGGATGCATCTGCAAATATTGCAAAGCAAGTGCTTTTTTAAATGCCATGATTAAGGCGGCAGGGTTGCGCGTATATTGTACCGCCCGTGCATCCGCCATCCATTCGCGTTCGCGGCTAAATGCCGCCTGAATACGTTCGCCGAGCATGGCGAGGATTAAGCCTGTGGTTCCCAGTAAGCGGCGAATCACATCCAGCGGCGTGTCGCCGCCGTCTTCGCGTCGCAGCAGTCCGCTGAAAATATGTTCGCGTGCTACCGATACGATAGGCGCGCCGTGCCGCCATTCGCTAATGGCATAATAGCCTTTGAGCACGGCGGATAATTTGGCATAAATGAAGACGTCTTCGTTTTTGATATGACCGAATTCATGCGCGATAATCGCTTGCTGTTCATCGCGTTCCAGATAGTCCAGCAGACCGTTACTGACCACTAATGCCACGCTTTGCCCTTTGCCGCCCAAAACGAAAGCATTGATGCTCTCGTCATGCGGCAGATAAAACACCGGCGGCGGACGTATGCCGCCGGCTACCGACATTTCATCGACGATATTTGCCAGCATCGCAAAGCGCGGAATGTATTTGTTTTCATCAATCGGCTTGGCATACATTTCTTTTGCCAATTCTGCGGCGGTTTTTCTTTGCAACAGGGCGAGTGCGGCAAAATATTCGCCGATGACCACCGCTATGCAGGAAACGGCGATAATGCCGCCGCAGTAAAGACTGTAGCGGTGCAAATACCATTCCTGCTCAAGCAATTTCGCATGTAAAAAGATAAAGCGGAATAATTCGAT is a window from the Suttonella indologenes genome containing:
- a CDS encoding M48 family metalloprotease, producing MAARSSLFRLHHQAAQQASRRLSAVFWLGVLLSGGIYFALGAGFIELFRFIFLHAKLLEQEWYLHRYSLYCGGIIAVSCIAVVIGEYFAALALLQRKTAAELAKEMYAKPIDENKYIPRFAMLANIVDEMSVAGGIRPPPVFYLPHDESINAFVLGGKGQSVALVVSNGLLDYLERDEQQAIIAHEFGHIKNEDVFIYAKLSAVLKGYYAISEWRHGAPIVSVAREHIFSGLLRREDGGDTPLDVIRRLLGTTGLILAMLGERIQAAFSREREWMADARAVQYTRNPAALIMAFKKALALQYLQMHPYAMPSNQAHQLFINYFTQMRTHPPLETRIARYGGKVNSQEIEALAFEIRSKKLHCVADNAIEINRQAFVQNAVFPILTIQAAQLHTLPQSLGRLKLRKQLLAFFVYHSGIDSLSLAYSKHIPEAEKAELSQAVAAVNLLPPMRHFVIFQQIVKQYQAQSSAEEHLALWQQIQHIMRDDGKLTFYEICYAAQVQFVLRKPAQHQHYRDNAMAIYEVLRAVASLYHSQKTPWQSQIPDAQVLLREQKQCFAQLIQQSFPLKIPEFYALEMTSQEDLRCLLQALRAVSTLSTTYRQSLWQTLDAHWRRQGNVNLQEVHLRQLLQVLLA